The proteins below come from a single Miscanthus floridulus cultivar M001 chromosome 1, ASM1932011v1, whole genome shotgun sequence genomic window:
- the LOC136536403 gene encoding uncharacterized protein: MAPVGDVVDISSDEEDLFMGTSLKLPEPLDPPVNLSRFMHICGVADFATGEDIDDLMIMSEISAPPVLQKTANPDELVVMGELSSPPALQQKKASADGGCHEDDDDCVVLDGDPDKAVTVPDEGSAGDGSSDELQIVAEKGPIACRDFPHSRHICSNLPFSTTTHVKHCTMCHCFVCDAPAPCKYWGNSTSADDHCHATDKDSKWRNMRQIFKKKLLPASFPGKHQNGVYSTMSPPRQQPMQCHVSVPQLPSISHGSHPSLSIQSPLLNEGSQNQQRHPSVRVSLSVEATVGSPRAGRGTGNAHIAQSTHSHAIFKRAGTVAPVFATRNASQFCSSAPDDLLMQQALSHASQPVQVAPTTIAFTGTSQNNHFQRSFSAPIAPQVQQGQPAGYYQVAINGMHATGSQLARSTSLTTQRTQCLPEPAIIDVGTSSWQDILATVASDLGVEDYNMGIPESQHVTVDSQTMHPTANHGFHLQHEPIAESENFTYSLVHDSSNDTAGGSVQADGPMQTSENLEHLIGQSNPIPSEAHLNDFVGVPPDELPIEEEGAQQPEISRVESANIQFEFDWD, translated from the exons ATGGCACCGGTGGGGGATGTTGTGGACATCAGCTCTGATGAGGAGGACTTGTTCATGGGCACTTCACTAAAACTCCCGGAACCCCTCGACCCCCCCGTTAATTTGTCACGGTTTATGCACATTTGCGGTGTGGCTGATTTTGCGACCGGGGAGGATATCGATGACCTCATGATTATGAGTGAGATATCTGCTCCACCAGTGTTGCAGAAGACAGCCAACCCTGACGAGCTCGTGGTTATGGGTGAGTTGTCCTCACCACCTGCGCTGCAGCAGAAGAAGGCCAGTGCTGATGGTGGGTGccatgaggatgatgatgattgtGTAGTTCTAGATGGTGACCCTGATAAGGCGGTTACAGTTCCTGACGAGGGGAGCGCGGGAGATGGCAGTTCGGATGAATTGCAGATAGTCGCGGAGAAAGGCCCG ATAGCATGCAGGGACTTCCCTCATTCGCGCCATATATGCTCAAACTTGCCTTTCAGCACTACTACTCACGTGAAGCATTGTACCATG TGCCACTGTTTTGTATGTGACGCGCCAGCTCCTTGCAAATATTGGGGTAACAGTACATCAGCTGATGATCATTGCCATGCTACAGACAAGGATTCAAAATGGAGAAACATGAGGCAAATATTCAAGAAAAAATTGTTGCCAGCATCTTTTCCAGGAAAACACCAGAACGGCGTTTACTCAACAATGTCACCACCCAGACAGCAACCTATGCAGTGCCATGTTTCAGTCCCACAATTGCCTTCCATATCACATGGGAGTCACCCTTCTCTTTCCATCCAAAGTCCTCTTCTTAATGAAGGGAGCCAAAACCAACAGAGACATCCCTCGGTGAGAGTCTCACTGAGTGTAGAGGCAACAGTTGGGTCTCCAAGAGCTGGAAGAGGTACTGGCAATGCTCACATTGCTCAAAGTACTCATTCCCATGCAATATTCAAAAGAGCAGGGACTGTTGCTCCAGTCTTTGCAACAAGAAATGCTAGCCAATTTTGTTCTTCTGCTCCAGATGATCTCCTTATGCAGCAGGCATTGTCTCATGCATCTCAGCCTGTTCAAGTTGCACCTACAACCATTGCTTTCACTGGCACTTCTCAGAACAACCATTTTCAGAGATCTTTCAGTGCACCGATAGCACCTCAGGTGCAACAAGGTCAACCTGCGGGATATTATCAGGTTGCCATAAATGGAATGCACGCCACAGGGTCGCAACTTGCACGGTCCACCTCGCTTACAACTCAGAGAACGCAATGCCTCCCAGAACCAGCAATAATAGATGTTGGCACATCAAGCTGGCAAGACATACTTGCTACCGTGGCATCTGATCTGGGGGTAGAAGATTACAATATGGGCATCCCTGAGTCTCAGCATGTAACGGTTGACTCTCAAACCATGCATCCCACTGCAAACCATGGGTTCCATCTTCAGCATGAGCCCATTGCAGAATCGGAGAACTTCACATATTCTCTTGTGCATGATTCATCCAATGACACGGCAGGTGGCAGTGTTCAGGCAGATGGTCCTATGCAAACATCAGAGAATTTGGAGCATCTGATTGGCCAGAGCAATCCTATTCCAAGTGAAGCTCACCTGAATGACTTTGTGGGTGTCCCTCCTGATGAATTACCTATAGAAGAAGAAGGAGCTCAGCAGCCTGAGATATCAAGGGTGGAGTCTGCAAACATTCAGTTTGAGTTCGATTGGGATTAA